A window of the Cannabis sativa cultivar Pink pepper isolate KNU-18-1 chromosome X, ASM2916894v1, whole genome shotgun sequence genome harbors these coding sequences:
- the LOC115706219 gene encoding F-box/LRR-repeat protein 15: protein MKIWCCLCFSEEEEEEEEEELGGEEEDCYYYYYKKEAMDEVDFENEGNFEVIVGNDGENGENGDGDELDPTEERETEQDEHLKLFEGMVQAVRVGAGAHWDDSVSVGALASLKASMRTSRRSKGESSTTSSSSAAAAAASEDCDHDSHHKRAKVHSDFHECCYSTAISSVAGNSSSSGDKHYDITHGSYVASKNEIFYHTFMLNNVGEENQFDLIGGNDNEGDTSGPSKTEDLEIRMDLTDDLLHMVFSFLDHLNLCRAAIVCRQWRSASAHEDFWRCLNFENRNISVEQFEDMCRRYPNATEVNVSGTPAIQLLVMKAVYSLRNLEVLSLGKGVLGEVFFHSLADCHVLRRLNVNDATLGNGIQEISVNHDRLRHLQLTKCRMMRISIRCPQLETLSLKRSTMAQAALNCPLLHELDIGACHKLSDAAIRSAAISCTQLESLDMSNCSCVSDETLREIAGHCGNLRALDASYCPNISLESVSLPMLTVLKLDNCEGITSASMAAIALSTMLEVLELDNCGLLTSVSLELPRLQNIRLVHCRKFVELNLRSIVLSSIMVSNCPLLQRINLTSSSLQKLSLQKQESLNQLALQCQSLQEVDLTDCESLTNSICDVFNDGGGCPMLKSLILANCESLTAVQFSSTSLTSLSLDGCRAITSLDLNCPNLEKVSLDGCDHLERAEFFPVGLRSLNLGICPKLNVLGIEAPNMELLELKGCGVLSEASINCPLLTSLDASFCSQLKDDCLSATTASCSKIVSLILMSCPSVGSDGLYSLSSLQHLTVLDLSYTFLTNLQPVYDSCVKLKVLKLQACKYLNDSSLEPLYKEGALPALEELDLSYGTLCQSAIEELLSCCTHLTHVSLNGCVNMHDLIWDCSTGTSVTSTMLSLEIEGPEAVELPNRLLQNLNCVGCQSIKKVHIPPAARCCHLSSLNLSLSYYLKEVDLACLNLCFLNLSNCNSLEVLKLDCPRLTSLFLQNCNIDEAAVEVAISKCSMLETLDVRFCPKICAMSMGRLRGACLSLKRIFSSLSHA from the exons ATGAAGATTTGGTGTTGCCTATGCTTCagcgaagaagaagaggaagaagaagaagaagagttaggtggagaagaagaagattgttattattattattataagaaGGAAGCCATGGATGAGGTTGATTTCGAAAATGAGGGTAATTTCGAGGTCATTGTTGGAAATGACGGTGAGAATGGTGAGAATGGTGATGGTGATGAGCTTGACCCTACTGAAGAACGTGAGACAGAGCAAGATGAGCATTTGAAATTGTTTGAAGGGATGGTTCAAGCTGTGCGTGTTGGTGCTGGTGCTCATTGGGATGATTCTGTTAGTGTTGGTGCTCTTGCTTCCTTGAAAGCTTCGATGAGAACCTCAAGACGTTCTAAAGGGGAGAGTAGCacgacttcttcttcttctgctgctgctgctgctgcttctgAAGATTGTGATCATGATTCACATCATAAGAGAGCCAAAGTTCACTCTGATTTTCA CGAGTGCTGTTATTCAACTGCAATTTCTTCAGTTGCTGGAAATTCTAGTTCATCTGGAGACAAGCATTACGATATTACTCATGGCTCTTATGTTGCATCTAAAAATGAGATCTTTTATCACACCTTTATGCTGAATAATGTTGGTGAAGAGAATCAATTTGATCTTATTGGTGGGAATGACAATGAAGGAGATACTAGTGGCCCTTCAAAAACAGAAGATTTGGAAATCCGGATGGATCTTACTGATGATTTATTGCATATG GTTTTTTCATTCTTGGACCATTTAAATCTTTGCCGAGCTGCTATAGTTTGTAGGCAGTGGAGATCTGCTAGTGCACATGAGGATTTTTGGAGGTGTTTGAATTTTGAGAACCGGAACATATCTGTTGAACAAT TTGAGGATATGTGTCGTCGATATCCTAATGCGACAGAAGTGAATGTCTCTGGTACTCCTGCTATCCAGTTGCTTGTTATGAAGGCAGTTTATTCATTGAG AAATCTTGAGGTTTTATCTCTTGGGAAAGGAGTACTAGGGGAAGTCTTTTTCCATTCCTTGGCAGACTGTCATGTGTTGAGGAGATTGAATGTCAATGATGCTACACTCGGTAATGGTATTCAGGAGATATCCGTGAACCATGACAGATTGCGTCATCTTCAACTGACAAAATGTCGGATGATGCGGATATCAATAAG GTGTCCACAACTTGAAACATTGTCCTTGAAGCGGAGTACAATGGCACAAGCAGCGCTCAATTGCCCTCTTTTGCATGAACTCGATATAGGTGCTTGCCACAAGCTTTCAGATGCTGCAATTCGTTCGGCAGCTATTTCTTGTACCCAATTAGAGTCTTTAGACATGTCAAATTGTTCATGCGTGAGTGATGAAACACTACGTGAAATAGCTGGTCATTGTGGCAATCTCCGTGCTCTTGATGCTTCCTATTGTCCAAATATATCTTTGGAG TCTGTGAGTCTACCAATGTTGACAGTTCTCAAACTTGACAACTGTGAGGGAATCACTTCAGCTTCAATGGCTGCAATAGCTCTCAGTACAATGTTGGAG GTTTTGGAGCTAGACAATTGTGGCTTGTTGACGTCTGTGTCCTTGGAACTTCCACGGTTGCAGAATATAAGACTAGTACATTGTCGGAA ATTTGTGGAGCTTAATTTACGGAGTATTGTGCTGTCATCTATCATGGTCTCCAATTGCCCTCTTCTCCAGCGCATCAACCTAACTTCAAGTTCACTTCAA AAACTATCATTACAGAAGCAAGAGAGCTTAAATCAATTAGCATTGCAATGCCAATCGTTGCAAGAAGTGGACCTTACAGATTGTGAATCTCTGACAAATTCTATATGTGATGTCTTTAATGATGGCGGTGGATGTCCTATGCTTAAATCTTTAATTCTTGCTAATTGTGAG AGCTTGACAGCAGTGCAATTCTCTAGTACTTCCTTAACCAGTCTTTCGCTAGATGGTTGCCGGGCAATTACTTCTCTCGATCTCAACTGTCCTAATCTCGAGAAAGTTTCTTTGGATGGTTGTGATCACCTTGAAAGAGCCGAATTTTTCCCT GTTGGTCTTCGGTCACTCAATCTTGGAATATGTCCTAAACTGAATGTACTCGGCATTGAAGCACCTAATATGGAGTTGCTCGAGTTAAAAGGATGCGGTGTGTTGTCCGAAGCCTCCATAAATTGTCCACTCTTAACATCTTTGGACGCATCGTTTTGCAG CCAACTCAAGGATGACTGTTTGTCTGCTACAACTGCTTCTTGTTCCAAGATTGTCTCATTAATATTGATGTCATGCCCGTCTGTCGGTTCTGACGGGCTCTACTCATTAAGTTCTCTTCAGCATTTGACTGTGCTTGATTTATCCTACACCTTCTTAACAAATTTACAACCGGTTTATGACTCGTGTGTAAAACTCAAG GTGTTGAAATTACAAGCGTGCAAGTATTTGAACGATTCATCATTGGAACCTCTTTACAAGGAAGGCGCTCTACCGGCTCTCGAAGAACTCGATTTGTCTTATGGAACCCTCTGTCAATCCGCTATAGAGGAGCTTCTCTCTTGCTGCACACACCTTACTCATGTGAGCTTGAATGGCTGTGTAAATATGCATGACCTGATCTGGGATTGCAGTACTGGCACTTCCGTTACATCCACCATGCTTTCACTCGAGATTGAGGGTCCCGAAGCTGTTGAGCTGCCTAATCGTTTACTTCAGAACCTCAACTGTGTTGGCTGTCAAAGTATTAAAAAAGTTCATATTCCCCCAGCGGCTCGGTGTTGCCATTTGTCATCACTAAACCTATCTCTCTCTTATTATCTAAAGGAAGTTGATCTTGCTTGTCTCAATCTTTGCTTTCTTAATTTGAG CAACTGCAACTCTTTGGAGGTGTTGAAGCTCGATTGTCCTAGGTTAACTAGTCTGTTTCTTCAG AACTGCAATATTGATGAAGCAGCAGTCGAGGTGGCCATATCGAAATGCAGCATGTTGGAGACGCTCGATGTTCGCTTTTGTCCAAAG ATATGCGCGATGAGCATGGGAAGATTACGTGGTGCATGTTTGAGTTTGAAGAGAATTTTCAGCAGCTTGTCGCATGCGTAA